The Seriola aureovittata isolate HTS-2021-v1 ecotype China chromosome 12, ASM2101889v1, whole genome shotgun sequence genome window below encodes:
- the LOC130178784 gene encoding RING finger protein 212B-like: MFIFSSLIFNVTITFLYSELLFFCRRGNTGLKMDWFHCNQCFKRSGAMFAISSCGHICCEPCIKSKQCSVCGASCSYLPITDQMKPQEKVFFKDPVKLIQSRLEHISQVALFQRTQMERVSVHFKHKSVEMEGRLKEVTEQGYRQLSELKRENAVLKKQLSELERETAELKKPLSQRRVSPGQFQINGAQRMSLPVAVTSPVTPRLRTISQFGTAESQGWARDRGPSLSSLTTPGSASVSSHSSLYEHGRRTPTSFSTSARTQHQTPGFQFQFMSGLSIQSPRQ, encoded by the exons atgtttatattcagtagtttaatatttaatgttacaaTCACATTTCTGTATAgtgaacttttgtttttttgcagacgaggaaacacaggactTAAAATGGACTGGTTCCATTGTAACCAGTGCTTCAAAAGGAGTGGGGCGATGTTTGCTATATCCAGCTGTGGCCACATCTGCTGTGAACCATGCATTAAATCTA AGCAGTGCAGCGTATGTGGGGCCAGCTGCAGTTATCTGCCCATCACTGATCAG ATGAAGCCACAGGAAAAGGTGTTTTTCAAGGACCCTGTGAAGCTCATCCAGTCACGGCTGGAGCACATATCACAG GTTGCGCTTTTTCAGCGGACACAGATGGAGAGAGTCTCAGTGCACTTCAAGCACAAGTCTGTTGAAATGGAAGGGCGTCTGAAGGAAGTCACTGAGCAAGGCTACAG GCAACTCTCCGAGCTGAAGAGAGAGAATGCCGTCTTAAAGAAGCAACTTTCAGAGCTGGAAAGAGAGACTGCTGAACTTAAAAAGCCACTTTCTCAGAGGAGG GTTTCTCCAGGACAGTTTCAAATAAATGG TGCTCAAaggatgtcacttcctgtcgcTGTCACCTCCCCAG TTACCCCTCGTTTAAGAACTATCAG tCAATTTGGTACAGCAGAGTCCCAGGGGTGGGCCAGAGACAGAGGTCCcagtctctcctccctcaca ACTCCTGGATCAGCCTCTGTTTCCAGCCATAGTTCTCTTTATGAACACGGACGCA GAACACCCACATCCTTCAGCACCTCTGCAAG AACTCAGCATCAGACTCCTGGTTTCCAGTTCCAGTTTATGAGTGGATTGTCAATACAGTCTCCCAGGCAATAA